One Panicum virgatum strain AP13 chromosome 3N, P.virgatum_v5, whole genome shotgun sequence DNA segment encodes these proteins:
- the LOC120664143 gene encoding zinc finger CCCH domain-containing protein 33-like translates to MCSGPRKPSTPPLPAATAKDSAMTAALLLELAAADDLVAFRRAVEEDKVSALDAACQWYGPSAAGARPRLELRTPAMVAALYGSTAVLAYVLSAAPAEAARASPTDGATPLHLAAAGGAAGAVAAAHLLLAAGASADALAFSGLRAGDLLPRANAAAERDRALRVLLKSPAVSPSSSPKKSASPPPAPEPRKEYPPDLTLPDLKSGLFSTDEFRMYSFKVKPCSRAYSHDWTECPFVHPGENARRRDPRRYSYSCVPCPEFRKGGACRKGDNCEYAHGVFECWLHPAQYRTRLCKDEVGCARRICFFAHKPEELRAVNPSAVSVGMQPAVSSPPNGLDMGMLHPAWPSSPASRIKTALAGRELDFDLELLALDQYQQKLFDKVSSPRASWGSAGGIGSPLPTAAPARTMPDYTDLLGSVDPAMLSQLHALSLKQDGDMPVYNSMADTQLHMPTSPLVSANTAFGLDHSMAKAIMSSRASAFAKRSQSFIDRGGRAPATRSLMSQATTGAPSMLSDWGSPDGKLDWGVQGDELHKFRKSASFAFRGQSPAPVPAPTEPDVSWVNSLVKDGHAGDIFAQWPEQEQMVA, encoded by the coding sequence ATGTGCTCCGGGCCTCGCAAGCCGTCGaccccgccgctgccggcggcgacggccaagGACTCGGCGATGACGGCGGCCCTGCTCctggagctggcggcggcggacgacctCGTGGCGTTCCGGCGCGCCGTGGAGGAGGACAAAGTCTCGGCCTTGGACGCCGCGTGCCAGTGGTACGGCCCCTCCGCGGCGGGGGCCCGCCCGCGCCTCGAGCTGCGCACGCCGGCCATGGTCGCCGCGCTCTACGGGAGCACGGCGGTGCTGGCGTACGTGctgtccgccgcgccggcggaggcggcgcgcgcctcgcccacggacggcgccacgccgctccacctcgccgcggccggcggcgccgcgggcgccgtCGCGGCCGCGCACCTCCTCCTCGCAGCGGGCGCGTCCGCGGACGCGCTCGCCTTCTCGGGCCTCCGCGCCGGCGACCTCCTCCCGCgcgccaacgccgccgccgagagGGACAGGGCGCTCCGCGTGCTCCTCAAGTCCCCCGCGGTGTCGCCCTCGTCCTCCCCCAAGAagtccgcctcgccgccgccggccccggagCCGAGGAAGGAGTACCCGCCCGACCTCACGCTCCCGGACCTCAAGAGCGGCCTCTTCAGCACCGACGAGTTCCGCATGTACAGCTTCAAGGTGAAGCCCTGCTCCCGCGCCTACTCCCACGACTGGACCGAGTGCCCCTTCGTGCACCCCGGCGAgaacgcgcgccgccgcgacccgCGCCGCTACTCCTACAGCTGCGTCCCCTGCCCCGAGTTCCGCAAGGGCGGCGCCTGCCGCAAGGGGGACAACTGCGAGTACGCGCACGGCGTCTTCGAGTGCTGGCTCCACCCGGCGCAGTACCGGACGCGCCTCTGCAAGGACGAGGTCGGCTGCGCGCGGCGCATCTGCTTCTTCGCGCACAAGCCGGAGGAGCTCCGCGCCGTCAACCCCTCCGCGGTCTCCGTCGGCATGCAGCCCGCCGTGTCCTCGCCGCCCAACGGGCTCGACATGGGCATGCTCCACCCCGCGTGGCCCTCCTCCCCGGCGAGCAGGATCAAGAccgcgctcgccggccgggAGCTGGACTTCGACCTCGAGCTGCTCGCGCTCGACCAGTACCAGCAGAAGCTGTTCGACAAGGTGTCTTCGCCGAGGGCCAGCTGGGGCTCGGCCGGCGGGATCGGGTCGCCGCTGCCCACCGCGGCGCCCGCCAGAACCATGCCGGACTACACGGACCTGCTCGGCTCCGTCGACCCGGCCATGCTGTCCCAGCTTCACGCGCTGTCGCTGAAGCAGGACGGTGACATGCCGGTGTACAACTCCATGGCGGACACCCAGCTGCACATGCCGACCTCTCCCTTGGTGAGCGCGAACACCGCGTTCGGTCTCGACCACTCCATGGCCAAGGCCATCATGAGCTCCCGCGCCTCGGCGTTCGCCAAGCGCAGCCAGAGCTTCATCGATCGCGGCGGCCGCGCACCGGCCACCCGCTCCCTCATGTCGCAGGCCACCACCGGCGCCCCGTCCATGCTCTCCGACTGGGGATCGCCGGACGGCAAGCTGGACTGGGGCGTCCAGGGCGACGAGCTGCACAAGTTCCGCAAGTCCGCGTCTTTCGCTTTCCGTGGGCAATCCCCGGCGCCGGTGCCAGCCCCCACCGAGCCAGACGTCTCATGGGTGAACTCTCTTGTCAAGGACGGCCACGCCGGCGACATATTTGCGCAGTGGCCGGAGCAGGAGCAGATGGTGGCCTAA